From Deltaproteobacteria bacterium:
AGTTCGATATCACACCGAACAGGGGAGATTGCCTTTCCGTCTACGGGATAGCCCGGGAAGTTGCCGCACTTGGCGGGTTTCCTCTGAAGAAGCCTCACATCTTCTTTCCCGAGGAGGGATCTGATATAGAGCGTGAGGTGACCATCGGGATTGAAGATTACGATCTCTGCCCCCGCTATTCATCCCGTGTCATATATGATGTCGAAGTTTCCCCATCACCCCTGTGGCTGCAGAGGAGGCTTCAGATCTGTGGAATGAGGCCCATCAACAATATCGTCGACATTACCAATTATCTCCTCCTCGAGCTCGGACAGCCCATGCATGCCTTCGACCTTGACCTGATAAAGGAGCGCAGGATACTGGTCAAGAGGGCAGGCGATGTCAAATCGTTTACGACTCTCGATGGGATCGACAGGCAGATCCATGAAGAGACCCTGTTGATCTGGGACGGAAAAGACCCGGTTGCAGTTGCGGGAATCATGGGAGGGGAAAACAGCGAGGTGCATCGGGGAACCAGGAAGGTTCTCTTCGAAAGTGCCCATTTCAACCCCCTATCCGTGAGGAAAAGCAGGAACCGGCTCGGAATTTCAACTGAATCATCCTACCGGTTTGAGAGGGGAGTGGACCCGGCGGGGACCCTTCTTGCGATAGACAGGGCCTTGACGATACTCGCGGGTTTCTCATCCTTCACTACCTGCAGGGGGTTCATCGATGAAAAGAGTGAGATCAGCACATATACCCCGGTCCGGCTCCGCACGAAGAATGCACAGAGAATTACCGGTATGAAGATCGCAAAAAAAGATGCCGTGCAGGTTTTCCGGAACCTCGGCTTTGAGCTGGCCGATGGAAAAGGAGATGAGATTCTCGTACACGTTCCTTCGTTCAGGTTCGACGTTACACGCGAGATAGACCTCGTAGAGGAGATAGCGCGGATGCTGGGGTACCACAACGTACCCACCACCTATCCGAAAGCCGACATCCCCCACTCTTCCGCAGACCACGAATTCATCGAGTTTAAAAAAAGTGCCTCCCAGATCCTCTCGTCCCTCGGCCTGATGGAATCGATAAACTACTCTTTCATATCAGAGAAGACGTTCAATCAGCTAACAGAATATTCAGATGATTTCTCCGAGTCGCCCGTCACGATTAAAAACCCGATATCCGATGACACGGGCCTGCTGAGACCTTCCCTCCTGCCCGGCTTGCTCAAAAGTGCCAGCACGAATATATCGAGGTACAACAGGGATGTGCGCCTGTTCGAGATAGGAAAGATTTTTAAAAAGTCCCTCAAAAAGGAGTTCTTCGAGGAAAACAGGCTCGCCACTATATTTACGGGCAATCTCTCCATCGATCCCCTGTCGGGGAGGGAGAAAAAGGTCGACTTCTACTACGCAAGGAACGTCCTCGATAAAATATTCGCCGGGCTCAAGATCGATGATACCTTCATCGTGGCGGAAAAGACCCCGGGAATTTTTCAACCTGGAGAATCGGCAGCCATCAAATTCGAACACAAAACGGTCGGTTACATCGGATTAATTAATGCAGCCGTTTGCGATCTCTTCGATATTGAAACGGAAGTCTACTGTTTTGAAATCAACCTCGATCTTCTCTTTAAAATAAGGAGTC
This genomic window contains:
- a CDS encoding phenylalanine--tRNA ligase subunit beta; this encodes MKALYSWIREFVETDLDPHETADRLTMAGIETSSVRYLGNGLDSIVTARIKSIKPHPNAGKLTLCTVTDGERDYQIVCGATNISEGDRVPLAHIGATLPGGMEIKKTKIRGYYSEGMMCSERELGISDEHEGIMILPDDTQPGKPIVETLFLDDYLMEFDITPNRGDCLSVYGIAREVAALGGFPLKKPHIFFPEEGSDIEREVTIGIEDYDLCPRYSSRVIYDVEVSPSPLWLQRRLQICGMRPINNIVDITNYLLLELGQPMHAFDLDLIKERRILVKRAGDVKSFTTLDGIDRQIHEETLLIWDGKDPVAVAGIMGGENSEVHRGTRKVLFESAHFNPLSVRKSRNRLGISTESSYRFERGVDPAGTLLAIDRALTILAGFSSFTTCRGFIDEKSEISTYTPVRLRTKNAQRITGMKIAKKDAVQVFRNLGFELADGKGDEILVHVPSFRFDVTREIDLVEEIARMLGYHNVPTTYPKADIPHSSADHEFIEFKKSASQILSSLGLMESINYSFISEKTFNQLTEYSDDFSESPVTIKNPISDDTGLLRPSLLPGLLKSASTNISRYNRDVRLFEIGKIFKKSLKKEFFEENRLATIFTGNLSIDPLSGREKKVDFYYARNVLDKIFAGLKIDDTFIVAEKTPGIFQPGESAAIKFEHKTVGYIGLINAAVCDLFDIETEVYCFEINLDLLFKIRSPERTYRQISRYPPMERDISFFINREIPVGDILAYVKRVDDSLIASVSIFDVYRSEKLPPDKKSIGLRVVYQADNRTLTEQEVNDIHRKIIILIENRFGGMVRSS